The Candidatus Bathyarchaeota archaeon DNA window TCTTATTTGCAATGAATAAATGCTTCTTCACACCAAGATCCTCTACTAGACTCCGTATTCGAAGCGACGTCTCTACAGATTGTATCGACGGCTCCAGAATGTTCAGAACCACATCCACATATTCAATCGTCCCACGACCTAAATGCTCCAGACCAGCCTCCATATCGACTATGACTGTTGCCTCTACTCTTCTGAAGATGTGGCGGAGTAAGGCTCGAAGTAGAGCGTTTGCTGGGCACATACACCCTTTACCAGCGCCTGTAACGGTTCCTAATATGAGAAGCTTAATACCCCCTGGAGTCTCAACCGCATATCTCTCAACAATATCGGCTACGTAAGGATTCAGGTTGAATACAGGAAAATTTTCGTCTAGACCGCCTATGCTCGTCCTCTCCTTTATGAGGGCTTTATTCTCACATAGGGGGATCACCTTCTTGAAGACCTCAGGTTCAACTCCAAGTTCCAAATATAGATTCATTGAAGGGTCGGCATCTATCGCAATAACTTCATATCCACCCTCCCTGATCAGTCTTGACAATGCTCCTGCTATGAATGTCTTACCAACCCCACCCTTTCCAACAACGGCAACTTTCAACTACATATCCTCAAGTGTTATTGAGCTGCTTGCATTATGAAAAATTCTGATCGGCAACCCGATAGAGTAGACAGCGCAATTCCTGGTTACAGGTTTGCCCTCTCTATGATCTTGGGTACAACCCACTCAAACCCTATCGTCATTATGTGTATGCCCCTGACGCCAGGCATACTCTTCAAATTCTTTACGAGCTCACCGAATATTTCTATATTCTCGTTGAGGAAAGCTTCTTTTCCCCCCTTCTCCCTAGCTGATTTTAGACGAGACTGCAACTCTTCAGGAACAACTATTCCTGGAACATTCTTCACCATCCACTCCATCATACTCATAGATTTGAAAGGCGCTATCCCAATANNNNNNNNNNAATTACTGGGACGTTAAATTTCGATGTCTCTTCAAGGAATCTCTTAGCGAGCTCGAGGTCGTAGACTGCTTGGGTCTGAATGAAATCTGCTCCCAAACATACTTTTCTCTCTATCTTCATAATCTCAGGTTCCAACGGATCTGCGTTTGGATTTCCAGCAACCCCAATATTGAATTTTGGTGGGTGGTCTATCTTGTTCCCTTTAAGGTCTGTCCCATCGTCAACCATCCTGCTTAAGAGTTCGACAAGATTCGTTGAGTCTATGTCATAGACTGGTTTGGCTCTTGGGTCATCGCCGACTGTCGTGTGGTCTCCACTGAGGGCTAGAACATTCTTTATGCCTAAAGCCCCTGCTGCGAGGAGATCGGCGGTTATGGCCAGCCTATTTCTATCCCTGACCGTCACCTGATACACTGCTTCCAAACCAACTTCCTTCTGTATGAAATATGACGGTATGAGAGCATTCATGTAGGCGAAGGCTGTTGGATTATCGGTGATGTTCACAGCAGCTACATATCCCTTCAAAAGTTTGGCTGTTGTAAGGACTTCCTCTAGACTCGTGGTTTTTACAGGCTCTATCTCACCTGTATATACGAATCTGCCCGACCTTATTGCCTTCATAAGTTCGCTATATGCTTCCCTACTCATCTGAACACAACTTCCCTTGCAGAGGTCATTTGTGAATAGTCTTTTGGAGGCCTATATTTCCTGTAAAGGTCAAGTCTACCTTCATCCCTTAACCTGTTATATATCAGGATCCAAGCGCAGTCATTCTTCCAGCCACCGACCTCACATTTGCCTTTCGCCTGTCCTCCACAGGGGCCGTTGAGTAGACTCTTACCACACCTGGCTATTGGACATATCCCACCGGTCTCATATAGTACGCAGTCTCCACAAGCCCTGCATCGCTCATAATATCTTCCTATCCTCTCAATAGTTCCTATGAACTGTGTGTTGCATGCTGGTATTGTGATCTTACCTGAAAGTTCGGCGACGGTCTGTGTGGCGGTTCCACAAGCCAAGACTAGAATGGCATCAGACTCTTCAACATTCGCATTGTTTCTCTTCAGGTCGAGTCTTGTCAGTCGTTGGTCGCATACAGACTCGACGATAATATACCCCGTGACTTTCTTGCCATAATTCTCGAGTCTCGACTTGAAAGCTTTGACCTCATCTTCACCACCTGTCTTACATTCTGTGGCGCATGTCCCGCAACCTACAAGAAAAAGTTTTTTAAAACCCCCAACCATTCGGAAGATCTCATCCTCAGGCTTTAGAGTAGTTATGATCAATACTCAACCATCCTGAGAGGTATTTGTGCTAAAATTAATTGACCCTCTTAAAAGCCTTCTCACCGATCAAAGTTATAGGTTACATACCCTAACTTAACATATTCTGTAGGTGTTAAAGGAATGGCTCGTAAAATAGTTGTCATAGGAGCTGGGGCTGCAGGCGTTAGCGCCGCCGCTTCGGCGAGAAGAGTCGATAGAGAAGCTGAAATCACCCTGGTGACTGAAGAACCTTACCCTGCATACTCAAGATGTGGCCTCCCATTCGTATTAGGTAGGGAGATACCTAGCTTCAAGGATCTGATACTTTATTCTCAAGATTTCTATCGAATGATGAAGCTGAATCTTCTCCTTGAAACTAGGGCGATGGAGCTAAAACCTTCGAACAGAATTGTTGAGGTTAAGGGGAAAGGTGGTGACGTCAAGACTTTAGATTATGACAGTTTGATTGTTGCAACTGGTGCAAGGGCTTCCAAACCTCCGATTAAGGGCGTCGATAAATTTGGGGTCCATCTTCTCAGAACCATAAGTGACTGTGAGGGTATAGAAAGGCAGATTGGAGGGTCTAGGTCAGCTGTCATAATAGGCGCAGGCTTGGTTGGACTCGAAGTCGCCTCAGCCCTCAAGGAGAGGAACCTTAAGGTAACTGTTGTCGAGTTGCTTGAGCATGTTCTTCCAATGATGCTGGATCAGGACATGGCGAGGATAGTTCATGAACATTTGACAAGAAACGGTATCGATGTTATCGTTGGTAAGGGGGTTGATGAGATAGTCGGAGACACATCTGTCTCAGGGGTTTCTGTTGGAGGTTCAAGGATAGATGCAGATATGGTGATACTGGCTGCAGGGGTTAAGCCTGAAGTTGAGCTTGTGAAGGAGGCTGGAGGCGAGATTGGCAGAACAGGATGCATAAGAACAGATATCAGGATGCAGACCAGTATCGAGGGAGTCTACGCTGCCGGAGACTGTGCTGAGACAACCAATATGATCACCGGTAAACCTTTCGCACCTCAACTAGGTACAACAGCGGTGAGGCAGGGTAAGGTTGCCGGTATAAATGCGGCTGGCGGATACAGCACATTGATAGGGGTCTTAGGCTCGTCGGTTACGCGGCTTTTAGATCTGGAGATAGGTCAAGCAGGTTTAACCGAGAGGAGGGCTAAGGAGGCAGGTTTCAAGCCTGTTGTAGGGGCTGTGACAGCGAAGACCAGGGCCCATTATTATCCTGGTGGGAAGGATATCAGGGTTAAAGTCGTAGTGGAGCCTGAGTCTGGCAGGGTGATTGGTGCCCAGATAATCGGTGGGGAGGAGGTTACGCAGAGGGTTAATATGGTGTCGATTGCTATTCAAAAGGGTCTTACAGCATATGAGGTTTCGAACATAGACACCTGTTACTCTCCACCGGTGGCAGATTATTGGGAGCCCTTCGTGACAGCTGTTGAGACGGCCCTCAGGAAAATGTGAGGGCCTCCAGAGTGGTTTGAATTAAACCCTGCTTATTCCCAACATGTTCTTGATTAGGATCTCATCGACCCTCCCTGAAGTATAGGTTTTTCCAGTCTTTACATTGGTCACCGCAACATATGCTGGTGCAAACAGGTTTGGATCAACCCTGTAAAAGTCAAATTCAACTTCCTTTATTATCTCGTAGAATGGTCTACCGTAATCTTTTGAGCTTGAGGATGGGGCTTGAATAACTATTCTTCTGAGAATCTCATCATCCTCATGTATGACAGTATAGTAGGTCACGCCTCCATACAATATCGCATCGTTTGTCCTACCCATGGCCTTGGCTTGGTTTGGATGGATAGGTGGAACTGGGGCGTATCCGCATCCGAAGATTATGGATTTTGGGTCGAGGCCGAGCTCAGTCAACTTGTGGATACCGGTCTCCACAACCCTCCCAGATATCTGTATTGAGCCTGCCAGAGAGGTTGTCGGTGTGACTGCAACATATAGGTTTGAAGGTTCGACTTCGCACTCTCCACATATGTACTCCACAGCCTCCTCAGTTGGGAGTTTGTCTGACTCCAAGACGATAACAGCTTCCTCTGCTTCATCCTTGTAACCTATCTTTTCATATAGAGTCTTAGGTTTGAGGGCTAGTGCTCTAGCGGGTCCTGAACCCATTGCGAAGTAGTCGCTTGTCTTTATCTGCCATCCGGCATACTGGGATCCCAGGGTTGCTATTGGTGGGTTCCATGTCTCGACGAATATTGAGGGTAGATATTCCTCCCCGAATCTGTGATGAATCAGACTAGCTCTTCCCAAGCCTCCCAGACAGATCTCTGTGACCAGAACTCCTGCTGAGGCGTTTGCTGTGGAGAACACGCCAGCATCAATTATTTTTGCACCTTTGACATTATGGACCTCAACCCTGTAATGTTCAGGTTCACATAACATTCTCTTGACGATTTCGGCAGCCCTCAAGTTCACACTTTCAAACATTTCATCTAAACCTCCAAAAACTTCTCGCACCATTTCAACTGTGGATTGGAGGCTTTTTTTATGAAGAGTCTCCCATCCCCATCCTCATTGTTGTCACCTGAAAAGATGTAGAATGGGCCCTCAACATTATCTTTATCGACCCTGGTCTGGCCTCTAATATCTTCGAAGGTGAAGCTAGGTAGAACCGTTGGCAATTTACCTGAGACAACTATCTTCCCACCGCGCATATTCGCTCCAGCCCTGCCGGAGCAGTCTCTAGCAATATGTATGGTTCCACCGCGCATATGGACCCCTGGAAACATGCCTGAGCTGCCTGAGATTCTTATCAGTCCCGAATGCATCCAAGCGCCTGTTTGGCTTCCCGAGTCTTCTTTTATGATGATTGATCCTCCGGTCATCCCTTTGTCTGTTCCAAGACTTGCAGCCCCAACATAATCTCCTGCACTCCCTGAGACTTCTATCGTTCCACCAGCCATGTTTGCTCCAAGCCATGGTCCGGCATCACCGTCTACAATTATTCTCCCACCTCTCATCGATTCTCCTACATGTAATCCGCCGTGGCCTCTTATTTTTATAACTCCGCCACTCATCCTGTAGCCGATGCGTCTTGCCCTAGACATGTCTCCTACTATTTCAATAAGCGTATCTTGCAGGTTGGCTTCTGCCTCACCCTCTATCTTGAATAGGCTCCCTAACTTCACTCTTCTGTTGCCTTCCCAAACCATATAATCCCCTATCTCTCTCCATCGCTTCCCTGAGAGGTTGTCTGGACTGATAATCTCTAAGTGGAGTGGGGCCATCACAGTTCTTCTGAGAGTTAATTCTAGAACCGACATTCTAGATTTCTGCCTCACATCTTATCTTGGCGGGGCATCTGAGGTAGCTTTCGTTTATCTGATAGTTCTCAATCCCGACCGTATAATAGTCCCTGAATCTGGCCTCTATACTTCTTAGAAGGTTTGACTCCATCTCTGGTTTGGTTTGACTCTCTACGTAGAATGTTCTCCCAAATGGACTCTTCAAGATCTTACCCTCCCTCACTACTACCTCACCATTCTTTATAGTGTAGCATGCCTGGCCGAAGGCCCTCCTCAACTTAGCCGGCTTCCTCGTTAGAACATCCATATCTGACGGATTGATGTCGTAGACTGCGATGTCTGCGTCAGCGCCTAAACCAAGGTGGCCCTTATTCTCCAAGCCTAACGATCTTGCTGGTGCTGCCCTAGTGATTGTAGCTATCTCTTCCAATGTGTATTCCCTATCGATCGATGGCAAGGTCAGCCTCCTCCTTGCTGTTCTATTGATCTTCAACAGTGTTCTCTCCCTAGCCTTTCGGCTCATCAGCCAAGCGATGACTCTCGGGTAGGAGGTGAAGGGCCCGCCATTGGGATGGTCTGTCGTCATGAAGACCCTCCAAGGATCTCTGATAAGTAAGGCGAGTTCGAGTCCTATGCCCCACTGAATAGCGTTGACGTAGTTGCTCCTCCTGTATTGGAAGGGGACTATTCCTGAACCCGTCTCAACCTCGACATCCATGTTCACCCACTTGTTATCTGTAAGCATATGGAGGAAGTATTGGAATGGTCCGTCAGCGGTCATTGTTGTAGTATCACCGAATATGATTTGGCCAAGATCGACTGAGACGTGGCCATGTTTATTGACGTATTGTGCGATTTCTGGTGCACCTGACCCCAAATTCAGCCACGATGAGCCTGAGAATCCAGTGAACTGTACATGAGTGATATGTATAATAGGTTTACTCCCGTTCGCCATGTCTCTGACCGAGTCCATTGTCTCGATTGTTGTTGTGTAGTTTCCTGGATTACCAAGGTTGTTTGTGTGTACATGTATTGGATGTGGAAGGTTGAGGAGCCTGTTCACCTTACATAGGCCCCTGATTATCTCCCTTGGGGTTACGTCGAAGTGTGTAACCTTTTCATCTAGGTGCCTGAGGAATTTACCCCAACCCCAGACCTCCACGCCCCCAGGATCGACTATCTTTATAGCGTATCCTTTAAGCGCCTTCAACATCCAAGCGATATAGGTTGCACACTCTTCAACCTTACCATCCTTAAAATACTCCATTACAAACCAGTTGTTGCCGAATAAGGGGAAACATCCCTTATCGATTATAGGTGTTGAATCTAGCTCTTCATGGGTGTGTCTTGTCTTCAGGGGTGGAGTCGCAGGCTCAAATACCGTGGTATAGCCCATCCTAGCATATCTGTATCCTGTCGTATATGTTGATGGGATAGAGTATCCAACCCCCGAATGGGTTGTAGGGGTCTTGACCTCCACATCCTTTCTATGGTCTTCAGGCCTCAGAAGCCTTCCAGAATTTACTTTTGACCCTGCTATATGTGAGTGGATGTCGACACCACCAGGCATCACAACTTTACCTGAGGCGTCTATTCTCTTAGCCTTACTGCTGGTAGAGCCTACTATCTTGCCGTCCTTTACGAATATGTCCATTCTCTCTCCAAAGATCCTGTTCGTGGGATCAAATACTGTTCCGTTAAGTATGGCGATTTCCCTACTCATCTGCTTAACCTCTTGAGGTTTCTGTAGCGTCTGAGAATATCTTTAAGGATCTCAACATCAGACCTCATGTTTCTAGGCGGCTCAACAAGTTTCCTAGTCACTAATGGAACACCGTCCATGCGGTAGACTGTTCCAGACGTCTCTATTCCAACAAGTGCTGATGGGAAGGCCACGTCTGAACATAATACTGTTGGGGTTATGTGTGGGTCGATTGTTATCAGGGGTATGGATGTGAGATTGCACGTAGCTTTGTATGGAAAGTTGGATACTGGGTCGGAGGCGACTATCAGGGCGGAGTCGCATTCACCCCTCGCCAGCAAGTCCACAGCCGATGTTTCACCTGGATTATAGTATGGAAAACCTCTAGTAAAATCGATTGCATAAGGGTAGCCAGTCATCCAGGTCATTACGTTATTAGCACCATTCACATTGAAGTGACCTCTCATTGGAATTATTACAAATTTCGTCTTTGAGTTCAAGTCGCGGACCAAGCTGAGAGCTGCGTCGACATTCTCGCTTTTACCAGGACTCATCGTAAGGCCGAGGCCGAAGAATAGTGCACCGAAATCGCAGCTTATCAGCTTTTCAGCTAGCTCCTCAATCAAATCGGTCGGCACACCTCCAACTTCATCCTGATCTATCTCGTTACCACGAACTGCAGCCCTCAGCGCCGAGATCAACTCATAATCTTTGTTTGGCTCAATCTGGATGAACATATCAGCCATCTTCGCTGTGTCCGTTCTTCTGACGTCGACGACTATGAGTGTCCTCTCAGACCTTGACTTGCGGAACCTACCTTTACTGAGCAAAGTGTATCTTGGCATATGGAGTGGATGCGCGTGAATTGGGTTGCATCCCCAGTAGATTATGAGGTCGGCCCTGTGCCTGACCTCTCCCAATGTGGAGGATGACTCCCC harbors:
- a CDS encoding methenyltetrahydromethanopterin cyclohydrolase — encoded protein: MFESVNLRAAEIVKRMLCEPEHYRVEVHNVKGAKIIDAGVFSTANASAGVLVTEICLGGLGRASLIHHRFGEEYLPSIFVETWNPPIATLGSQYAGWQIKTSDYFAMGSGPARALALKPKTLYEKIGYKDEAEEAVIVLESDKLPTEEAVEYICGECEVEPSNLYVAVTPTTSLAGSIQISGRVVETGIHKLTELGLDPKSIIFGCGYAPVPPIHPNQAKAMGRTNDAILYGGVTYYTVIHEDDEILRRIVIQAPSSSSKDYGRPFYEIIKEVEFDFYRVDPNLFAPAYVAVTNVKTGKTYTSGRVDEILIKNMLGISRV
- a CDS encoding methylenetetrahydrofolate reductase C-terminal domain-containing protein — encoded protein: MIITTLKPEDEIFRMVGGFKKLFLVGCGTCATECKTGGEDEVKAFKSRLENYGKKVTGYIIVESVCDQRLTRLDLKRNNANVEESDAILVLACGTATQTVAELSGKITIPACNTQFIGTIERIGRYYERCRACGDCVLYETGGICPIARCGKSLLNGPCGGQAKGKCEVGGWKNDCAWILIYNRLRDEGRLDLYRKYRPPKDYSQMTSAREVVFR
- a CDS encoding FAD-dependent oxidoreductase encodes the protein MARKIVVIGAGAAGVSAAASARRVDREAEITLVTEEPYPAYSRCGLPFVLGREIPSFKDLILYSQDFYRMMKLNLLLETRAMELKPSNRIVEVKGKGGDVKTLDYDSLIVATGARASKPPIKGVDKFGVHLLRTISDCEGIERQIGGSRSAVIIGAGLVGLEVASALKERNLKVTVVELLEHVLPMMLDQDMARIVHEHLTRNGIDVIVGKGVDEIVGDTSVSGVSVGGSRIDADMVILAAGVKPEVELVKEAGGEIGRTGCIRTDIRMQTSIEGVYAAGDCAETTNMITGKPFAPQLGTTAVRQGKVAGINAAGGYSTLIGVLGSSVTRLLDLEIGQAGLTERRAKEAGFKPVVGAVTAKTRAHYYPGGKDIRVKVVVEPESGRVIGAQIIGGEEVTQRVNMVSIAIQKGLTAYEVSNIDTCYSPPVADYWEPFVTAVETALRKM
- a CDS encoding methylenetetrahydrofolate reductase — its product is IGIAPFKSMSMMEWMVKNVPGIVVPEELQSRLKSAREKGGKEAFLNENIEIFGELVKNLKSMPGVRGIHIMTIGFEWVVPKIIERANL
- a CDS encoding methylenetetrahydrofolate reductase; the protein is MSREAYSELMKAIRSGRFVYTGEIEPVKTTSLEEVLTTAKLLKGYVAAVNITDNPTAFAYMNALIPSYFIQKEVGLEAVYQVTVRDRNRLAITADLLAAGALGIKNVLALSGDHTTVGDDPRAKPVYDIDSTNLVELLSRMVDDGTDLKGNKIDHPPKFNIGVAGNPNADPLEPEIMKIERKVCLGADFIQTQAVYDLELAKRFLEETSKFNVPVI
- a CDS encoding formylmethanofuran dehydrogenase subunit C, giving the protein MSVLELTLRRTVMAPLHLEIISPDNLSGKRWREIGDYMVWEGNRRVKLGSLFKIEGEAEANLQDTLIEIVGDMSRARRIGYRMSGGVIKIRGHGGLHVGESMRGGRIIVDGDAGPWLGANMAGGTIEVSGSAGDYVGAASLGTDKGMTGGSIIIKEDSGSQTGAWMHSGLIRISGSSGMFPGVHMRGGTIHIARDCSGRAGANMRGGKIVVSGKLPTVLPSFTFEDIRGQTRVDKDNVEGPFYIFSGDNNEDGDGRLFIKKASNPQLKWCEKFLEV
- a CDS encoding AAA family ATPase; amino-acid sequence: MKVAVVGKGGVGKTFIAGALSRLIREGGYEVIAIDADPSMNLYLELGVEPEVFKKVIPLCENKALIKERTSIGGLDENFPVFNLNPYVADIVERYAVETPGGIKLLILGTVTGAGKGCMCPANALLRALLRHIFRRVEATVIVDMEAGLEHLGRGTIEYVDVVLNILEPSIQSVETSLRIRSLVEDLGVKKHLFIANKISNHEQEKFVSDELSRHGFSLDLKIPYDERVRLSGLRSAGLTASLPPIELVAELKRRLYE
- a CDS encoding formylmethanofuran dehydrogenase subunit A, yielding MSREIAILNGTVFDPTNRIFGERMDIFVKDGKIVGSTSSKAKRIDASGKVVMPGGVDIHSHIAGSKVNSGRLLRPEDHRKDVEVKTPTTHSGVGYSIPSTYTTGYRYARMGYTTVFEPATPPLKTRHTHEELDSTPIIDKGCFPLFGNNWFVMEYFKDGKVEECATYIAWMLKALKGYAIKIVDPGGVEVWGWGKFLRHLDEKVTHFDVTPREIIRGLCKVNRLLNLPHPIHVHTNNLGNPGNYTTTIETMDSVRDMANGSKPIIHITHVQFTGFSGSSWLNLGSGAPEIAQYVNKHGHVSVDLGQIIFGDTTTMTADGPFQYFLHMLTDNKWVNMDVEVETGSGIVPFQYRRSNYVNAIQWGIGLELALLIRDPWRVFMTTDHPNGGPFTSYPRVIAWLMSRKARERTLLKINRTARRRLTLPSIDREYTLEEIATITRAAPARSLGLENKGHLGLGADADIAVYDINPSDMDVLTRKPAKLRRAFGQACYTIKNGEVVVREGKILKSPFGRTFYVESQTKPEMESNLLRSIEARFRDYYTVGIENYQINESYLRCPAKIRCEAEI
- a CDS encoding formylmethanofuran dehydrogenase subunit B gives rise to the protein MVLGESTFRDVVCTVCGCCCDHLEVTVKGNTVVKVRNACAMSTSKLLNYMNERLMKPMVRRRGRLSSCSYRDAIDAAAKILSKSRSPLLYGWSLTSCEAVEVGVELAEEVGGFIDNTTSTCHGPTILGVHEIGESSSTLGEVRHRADLIIYWGCNPIHAHPLHMPRYTLLSKGRFRKSRSERTLIVVDVRRTDTAKMADMFIQIEPNKDYELISALRAAVRGNEIDQDEVGGVPTDLIEELAEKLISCDFGALFFGLGLTMSPGKSENVDAALSLVRDLNSKTKFVIIPMRGHFNVNGANNVMTWMTGYPYAIDFTRGFPYYNPGETSAVDLLARGECDSALIVASDPVSNFPYKATCNLTSIPLITIDPHITPTVLCSDVAFPSALVGIETSGTVYRMDGVPLVTRKLVEPPRNMRSDVEILKDILRRYRNLKRLSR